A section of the Methanoregula formicica SMSP genome encodes:
- a CDS encoding EFR1 family ferrodoxin (N-terminal region resembles flavodoxins. C-terminal ferrodoxin region binds two 4Fe-4S clusters.) has protein sequence MKTVLYYFTGTGNSLAAAKKIAAALGETELVPIASLQDTSGEIVPAAERIGIVAPVYFYGLPVMVTSFARRMDLAATQYVFCVMTHGGGGESAALRQLDIILRERQGRGLDAGFGLAMPGNYILMYEPLAIEKQREILQKADGVIGDIAGAVGRCEKRTLPSSLINRVLYSLAYPYFRSHVREGDKKFTVTEKCTACGTCVAICPSNNIELVNDRPVWKHRCELCCGCIHTCPVQAIQAGPKTESWGRYRNPDVTIADLKNLRGESP, from the coding sequence ATGAAGACGGTCCTCTATTACTTCACCGGCACCGGCAACTCGCTTGCCGCGGCAAAAAAGATCGCGGCGGCACTGGGAGAGACCGAGCTCGTGCCGATCGCATCGCTTCAGGATACTTCAGGCGAGATCGTACCCGCTGCTGAACGTATTGGTATTGTCGCCCCGGTCTATTTCTACGGTCTGCCCGTCATGGTGACCTCATTTGCCAGGCGCATGGACCTTGCAGCAACACAATACGTCTTCTGTGTCATGACCCATGGTGGGGGCGGGGAGTCAGCCGCACTCCGGCAGCTTGACATCATCCTGCGGGAGCGGCAGGGACGGGGGCTTGACGCGGGATTCGGGCTTGCCATGCCCGGGAATTATATCCTGATGTACGAACCTCTGGCGATTGAGAAACAGCGGGAGATCTTACAAAAAGCGGATGGCGTAATCGGAGACATTGCGGGAGCTGTCGGACGGTGCGAGAAACGCACTCTTCCCTCATCCCTCATCAACCGCGTGCTGTATTCTCTCGCGTATCCTTATTTCAGGTCCCATGTTCGTGAAGGAGATAAAAAATTCACCGTAACGGAAAAGTGTACGGCCTGCGGGACCTGCGTTGCCATCTGCCCCTCGAACAATATCGAACTGGTCAATGACCGGCCAGTCTGGAAACACCGGTGCGAGCTCTGTTGCGGCTGCATCCATACCTGCCCGGTGCAGGCAATCCAGGCAGGGCCAAAGACGGAATCGTGGGGGCGGTACCGGAATCCGGATGTCACGATTGCCGACCTGAAAAACCTGCGGGGAGAATCACCATGA